In the genome of Monodelphis domestica isolate mMonDom1 chromosome 2, mMonDom1.pri, whole genome shotgun sequence, one region contains:
- the GTF3C6 gene encoding general transcription factor 3C polypeptide 6 encodes MAVASLEELAPRLEEEEDEEEEEQLVMVELSGIIDSEFLTRCGNKCKILGIDTERPILQVDSYVFAGEYEDTLGTCVVFEENPDQVDAEGNHKTELKYKCHTMKKLSMTRTLLTEKKEGEENIGGVEWLQIKDNDFSYRPNMICSFAHQKEDEEVAAQAPDKTLEIEEQEMQTKENTGLDNELEKSEHLEMEDAGPLLDSPSSETEDSISMETQEPTLEATPR; translated from the exons gaGCAATTGGTCATGGTAGAATTATCAGGAATTATAGATTCAGAGTTTTTAACAAGATGTGGAAACAAATGCAAGATTTTG GGAATTGACACAGAGAGGCCTATTCTTCAAGTGGACAGCTATGTCTTTGCTGGGGAATATGAAG ATACTCTTGGAACTTGTGTTGTATTTGAAGAGAATCCAGACCAAG TTGATGCAGAAGGTAACCATAAAACAGAGCTGAAATATAAGTGCCACACAATGAAGAAGCTGAGTATGACAAGAACACTTCTGacagagaagaaggagggagaagaaaacatAG GTGGTGTAGAATGGCTGCAGATCAAGGACAATGATTTTTCATATAGACCCAACATGATTTGTAGCTTTGCACATCAAAAGGAAGATGAGGAAGTTGCAGCTCAAGCCCCAGATAAAACTTTGGAAATAGAAGAgcaggaaatgcaaaccaaagaGAACACAGGCTTGGACAATGAACTGGAAAAATCAGAGCACTTGGAAATGGAGGATGCTGGGCCTCTTCTTGACAGCCCttcttctgagacagaagattCTATTTCTATGGAAACTCAGGAGCCTACCTTGGAAGCCACTCCTAGGTGA